TGCGTGCTTTGGTTTCCGGGGTCATAATGATTCGGGGGGTAGCAGCTTGCGTACTCGATTTTCTGCGATTCTAACGAGTTCGGCGGGCGACGCGAAAACCCGATGACCTCAGCTTGACCGACTACACCAGGTCAATGGGTCGCCAGCTTGCCCGGCAGGTTGCGATATCGACTCTCTAACCTCTAGAGAGTCAGTCCGGAGTCCGACCAGGATTCGGGCGTGAAGGTTTTGAGAGCCAAAGCGTGAATTGCTTCAGACGCCAGTTCGGAGCGCAAAGCGCGGTATACAAGTTGGTGCTGCTGCACGCGCGACTTCCCAGCAAACGCTGGCGAAATCACGATCGCCTCAAGGTGGTCGCCCCCACCCGTAAGGTCCTGAACGCGAACGAGAGCATCGGGCAGTTGGGATTCGATAGTGGATTTAACGTGGTTGAGATCGACCATACTTGTTCCTTAAAGGCTGTTTGAAAAATCCACTCGCGCGAAAGCGGTCGCATGCATCGCAGCAAGGGAATAGGACTTTGGGGAACTTTCTATAGGTTGCTCGGGGTACTCGATACCCGGCTGGACTCTTTTCAGACAACCACTTACAAATGCAGCCATACCAAACAAGCGAACGACTTCATTGTAAGGATCTGTCTTGGTCTAGGGACGGCAACGGGCTGTTAAAAGCCTGGATGGCGCATTTTCTAGCGTTCACCGGTCGTTGTGGTCGGTGCGCTCTGGGGCCGGCTACTGCCCGGTGGGAACTGGGTGTCTACAAAGCCCAGCTCAAATAGCTGGCGATAAGCTTTCTGACCGAGTTCGGACGTGGGGTTCTGCGATCGCACTACTTGGACGAGCAGCGGAACGGCGAGTTCGGGTTCCCCCTTAGCGCGGTGAACGAGTGCGAGGCGATAAGTAGCTTCGTCGCGCAATTGTGCAGTTTGGACTGCCTGCTGGCGCTGGCTCTCGGCAACGCGGAAGTCGATGCCCTGGAAGCTACTGGCAAGTTGTTGATAGAAATTGGAAAGCTGGTTGAATACGCGCCGGGCATCGAGGAGCCGTTCCTCAGCGAGGTCGTAATTTTCAGCATCGATCGCTTCCCCGGCCTCGGCTAAAAGGCGCTCGCCACCTTGCAGGCTGAGTAGGCTATCGGGTTGTGCAAGCGGGCGCGCCACCTCTTCAGATACGTCCGTACCATCTCCCTCAGTTTCTGCGGCGGCGTCATTTACTTCGACGGCGGGCGTTTGGGCGCGGACGGTGCTGGTGGCGCAACAGAGTACGCCAACGGTCAGGCAGCTTAGCGCGAAGTGAGAGAGCGGTCGCATCAACATTGCACGGTGCGGGAGGGGTTAAAACTTGACTTGGCGATCATATCATCTCAACGCAACCCCCCGTCCGAGCCCGAGCACGAGCGCCTTAGTGGAGTGACCCATACCACCGGGTTGGCGTATCGCTGGTGCCTGGTTGAAGCCATTGCTGCATAGCTCCGGGGTCGCGGCCGTCCCGATTTCGGTCCCGCGAACTCGCGCCTTACTGCTCGATTGAGGCGATCGCGCGATCGCGCACCTCATCCATACCTTCGATTAAATTTAACTGGCTGGCAGTTGGTTCCGAGCAGGTGTGGCCGTCGATAGATTGCTGGTGGATCGATTAAGGTGACCGAATGATAGTGAGAGCGGAACCATGGATTTGCGTGCGTTTTTAGAGCCGATCGCGAATTTCTTTAACGGGTTGGGCGTGCCAGAGCCAATTGTGCATTGGGGACATCCGATAATGATGGCGATCGTAGTGTTTGCGATGGGCAGCTTTGTCGGGTTGACGGGCTGGCGCGGTCGCGTGGTAACGGATGGCAGCACGGCAGTGCAAAGCCGCGCCGATCACCGCAAGCTCGCGCCTTGGATGTTTGCATTCATGGCGGCAGGCTATACGGGCGGTTTGTTGGCCTTAGTGATGCGCGACGAACCGATTTTGAGCAGCCCGCATTTTTGGACGGGGTCGGTGGTACTTGTGCTACTGGCAGTGAATGGCGCGCTCTCGCTGAGTGGGTTTGGTGGCAATCGTTCGCAGTTGCGAACCGCTCACGCTTATCTGGGCAGCGCTGTGTTGTGCTTGATGTTTGTGCACGCACTGCTAGGGCTGAAGCTGGGCTTGTCGATTTAGTCGGGCAATTGCATCTGAAAGCGACCGGCGGCGATCGCTGATGGCATCGCGGCTAGAGTGGGGCCGGACCAGACGCGCTGGAGCAACAGCATGGAGCGATCGCGGTCGGTTTTGTGGGGATGGGCATACATCGGTGGGCTGCTGGCGGCTGACGAGTTCGGGCTGGCGGCGGCCGTGCTGCACTGGCCGTCGGCGATCGCGGTAGCTGCGGTGCTGGCGATCGCGGGTGGAGTGGCGGCGGCAACGATCCCGCGGCGCT
The sequence above is drawn from the Rubidibacter lacunae KORDI 51-2 genome and encodes:
- a CDS encoding BolA family protein, with the translated sequence MVDLNHVKSTIESQLPDALVRVQDLTGGGDHLEAIVISPAFAGKSRVQQHQLVYRALRSELASEAIHALALKTFTPESWSDSGLTL
- a CDS encoding tetratricopeptide repeat protein, translating into MLMRPLSHFALSCLTVGVLCCATSTVRAQTPAVEVNDAAAETEGDGTDVSEEVARPLAQPDSLLSLQGGERLLAEAGEAIDAENYDLAEERLLDARRVFNQLSNFYQQLASSFQGIDFRVAESQRQQAVQTAQLRDEATYRLALVHRAKGEPELAVPLLVQVVRSQNPTSELGQKAYRQLFELGFVDTQFPPGSSRPQSAPTTTTGER
- a CDS encoding DUF4079 domain-containing protein yields the protein MDLRAFLEPIANFFNGLGVPEPIVHWGHPIMMAIVVFAMGSFVGLTGWRGRVVTDGSTAVQSRADHRKLAPWMFAFMAAGYTGGLLALVMRDEPILSSPHFWTGSVVLVLLAVNGALSLSGFGGNRSQLRTAHAYLGSAVLCLMFVHALLGLKLGLSI